The following coding sequences are from one Capsicum annuum cultivar UCD-10X-F1 chromosome 3, UCD10Xv1.1, whole genome shotgun sequence window:
- the LOC107862982 gene encoding protein RESPONSE TO LOW SULFUR 3 — MFATKSSVVPESETLRRKNEELEKELKKSIEREEKMREELNKTSERLRVAEEAEERLCCQLGEFEAEAVDQARTYRIRIHTLMDQLSLAQKLLQSASVILPNSQ, encoded by the coding sequence ATGTTTGCAACAAAGTCTTCCGTCGTGCCCGAAAGCGAAACGCTGAGAAGGAAAAACGAGGAATTGGAGAAGGAATTGAAGAAGAGCATCGAAAGGGAAGAGAAAATGAGAGAGGAATTGAATAAGACGTCGGAGCGGCTGAGGGTGGCTGAGGAGGCGGAGGAGCGGCTTTGTTGTCAGCTAGGTGAGTTTGAAGCCGAGGCTGTTGATCAGGCTCGGACCTACAGGATCCGGATCCATACTTTAATGGATCAGCTTTCGCTTGCTCAGAAACTTCTTCAGTCTGCTTCTGTTATTCTACCCAATTCTCAATGA
- the LOC107862981 gene encoding chloroplastic import inner membrane translocase subunit HP30-2 has product MGEGKQGALAVVELPNSSGQNPIAQLQNKFKELEAGFKLWLSKQSLPVEAAVVTATSGLQGAAIGGFMGTLTQDVSSSMPTPPAGANLNPQAMASFQQAQALAGGPLVQARNFAVMTGVNAGISCVLKRIRGKEDVQSSMAAAFGSGALFSLVSGMGGPNPVPNALTSGIFFALVQGGLFELGRKFSQPPAEDTHYVRTRSLLSSLGLQNYEKNFKKGLLTDTTLPLLTDSALRDVRIPPGPRLLILDRIQRDPELRKR; this is encoded by the exons ATGGGTGAAGGGAAGCAAGGAGCACTTGCAGTGGTGGAATTGCCGAATAGCAGTGGTCAGAATCCGATAGCACAGCTGCAGAACAAGTTTAAGGAGTTGGAGGCCGGCTTCAAACTGTGGCTATCGAAGCAGTCACTACCTGTTGAAGCTGCTGTTGTGACGGCAACGAGTGGTTTGCAAGGTGCTGCTATTGGTGGATTTATGGGAACGCTAACACAGGATGTGTCTTCTTCTATGCCTACTCCACCTGCTGGTGCTAATCTCAATCCTCAAGCTATGGCGTCCTTTCAACAAGCTCAG GCTCTTGCAGGAGGTCCCTTGGTTCAGGCCCGTAATTTTGCTGTTATGACTGGTGTTAATGCTGGCATATCTTGTGTGTTGAAAAGAATTAGAGGCAAGGAGGATGTGCAGTCCAG TATGGCAGCTGCCTTTGGTTCTGGAGCACTGTTTTCACTAGTTAGTGGCATGGGCGGCCCCAATCCAGTACCCAATGCTTTGACATCTGGGATTTTCTTCGCCCTTGTTCAAGGTGGACTGTTTGAG CTTGGACGGAAGTTTTCGCAACCACCTGCCGAAGATACACATTATGTCAGAACGAGATCACTGTTGTCGAGCCTTGGCCTGCAAAATTATGAAAAGAATTTCAAGAAAGGGTTGTTGACAGACACCACCTTGCCTTTACTCACCGACAG TGCTCTTAGAGATGTGAGGATCCCTCCTGGGCCAAGGCTTCTTATTCTTGATCGTATACAGAG GGATCCGGAACTCAGAAAGCGATGA